The Mytilus edulis chromosome 12, xbMytEdul2.2, whole genome shotgun sequence genome contains a region encoding:
- the LOC139499120 gene encoding fibrinogen-like protein 1, with protein MHWILLCVLISKVYCSIIEENGEKRNIRKSSEENPTVHNILHEIQEVRNVRKSSEEDSRVDDILHELQGICLPENHYKSAKDLKKDTQTMVNNIAVYKDIVKLTGQLKNDLKWILRESHGEKQVDRLLGLLKLDVKETCGETITKDCTDLKKSKSQSGVYNIQIDKSEVKVFCDMTTDGGGWTVIQRRSDGSVNFDRLWKDYENGFGDKNGEYWLGNKNIHSLTSSVKYELRIDLTDMSNNKKYAVYKTFIVGDAASKYKLTVGDYSGNAGDNMVNHNGKVFSTKDKDSDRSGKKCLNNCGPWWLTVCCNSALNGKFSRRLHWAHFREHKAKTSVMMIRKLLFDSNK; from the exons ATGCATTGGATATTACTTTGTGTCTTGATATCAAAAGTTTATTGTTCCATAATTGAAGAAAACGGAG aaaagagaAATATTCGAAAATCATCCGAGGAGAATCCAACAGTGCACAATATCCTTCACGAAATACAag AAGTGAGAAATGTTCGAAAATCAAGCGAGGAGGATTCACGAGTAGACGATATTCTTCACGAATTGCAAG GAATATGTTTACCGGAAAATCATTACAAATCTGCAAAGGACCTTAAAAAGGACACACAAACGATGGTCAACA ATATAGCAGTGTACAAGGATATTGTCAAACTGACTGGCCAATTAAAGAACGATCTTAAGTGGATTCTCAGAG AATCGCATGGTGAAAAGCAAGTTGATAGACTACTGGGATTGTTGAAACTTGACGTAAAAG AGACCTGTGGAGAGACAATTACAAAGGATTGTACTGATTTGAAGAAATCGAAATCACAGTCTGGTGTATACAACATACAGATAGACAAATCTGAGGTCAAAGTTTTTTGTGACATGACAACAGATGGAGGAGGATGGACT GTTATCCAGAGACGATCCGATGGATCTGTAAACTTTGACCGATTGTGGAAAGATTATGAGAATGGATTTGGTGATAAAAATGGAGAATACTGGTTAG gaaataaaaacatacacaGCCTTACATCCAGCGTGAAATATGAACTGAGAATCGATCTTACGGACATGtccaataacaaaaaatatgCTGTATATAAGACGTTTATAGTAGGCGATGCAGCGTCCAAGTATAAACTGACCGTTGGGGATTACAGTGGAAATGCAG GGGATAATATGGTCAACCATAACGGAAAGGTGTTTTCAACAAAAGACAAGGATAGTGATCGAagtggaaaaaaatgtttaaataattgtGGACCATGGTGGCTAACAGTATGTTGCAATAGTGCTCTTAACGGAAAATTCAGCAGGAGACTACACTGGGCTCATTTCAGGGAACACAAGGCCAAGACGTCAGTTATGATGATTAGGAAACTATTGTTTGactcaaataaataa